In the Engraulis encrasicolus isolate BLACKSEA-1 chromosome 9, IST_EnEncr_1.0, whole genome shotgun sequence genome, one interval contains:
- the LOC134455739 gene encoding CDK5 and ABL1 enzyme substrate 1-like yields the protein MKGRTHIIQQRSAELFYPAAPRGFHPMRTISPHYSGHTGLLSTAYCSDTQDCRHSTAYDPNLLEDPHWPCGKHKCVLVFPSYMTTVIEYTKPSELKRDMNQTFREKFPHIRLTLSKIRSLKREIRKLAQEDCGYEVPTVAMALVYFEKLALRGKLDKQNRKLCAGACILLAAKIGSDMKRHDVKQLIDRLEERLRLNRRELLVFELTVFVALEFNLHLPDHELMPHYRRLMLTT from the exons ATGAAGGGGCGCACGCATATCATCCAACAGAGATCCGCGGAGCTGTTCTACCCTGCTGCCCCACGTGGCTTCCACCCCATGAGGACCATTAGCCCCCACTATAGCGGACACACAG GCCTACTGTCTACGGCCTACTGTTCGGACACACAGGATTGCAGACACAGCACTGCGTATGATCCCAATCTCCTGGAGGATCCCCACTGGCCATGTGGAAAACACAAATGTGTGCTGGTATTCCCTTCATACATG aCTACCGTCATTGAGTATACCAAACCCAGTGAACTGAAGAGGGACATGAACCAAACCTTCAGGGAGAAGTTTCCTCACATTCGACTGACCCTCAGCAAAATCCGAAG TTTGAAGAGGGAGATCCGCAAGCTGGCTCAAGAGGACTGTGGCTATGAGGTGCCCACAGTGGCCATGGCTCTGGTGTATTTTGAGAAGCTGGCTCTCCGGGGCAAACTGGACAAGCAGAACCGCAAGCTGTGCGCAGGGGCCTGCATCCTCCTGGCGGCCAAGATCGGCAGTGACATGAAGAGACACGACGTCAAACAGCTCATCGAT AGGCTGGAGGAGCGTTTGAGGCTGAACAGGAGGGAGCTGCTGGTGTTTGAGCTCACAGTGTTTGTTGCACTGGAGTTCAACCTGCATCTGCCAGACCACGAGCTGATGCCACACTACAGGCGCCTGATGCTGACCACCTGA
- the LOC134455740 gene encoding membrane-spanning 4-domains subfamily A member 4A-like, with protein MAVNGEVVLEELSNDDDQGVQEVALLQTFLRGHPKTLGAIELFIGGVLFMFGVEMTIQPHTLSAQSGFNFWGGLMFVSAGALSIAANTKLTEILVKASMGMHILCMHSAVIGIVLLSLDLSYFVKQCIHFAHMDFPSFATRSVSVTVILLILTLGELLIALYLCVWAFKATCSSRHLPKIQFVSDPCGQTSSTTENSTQAQGSLVMVNDHPHEEL; from the exons ATGGCTGTCAATGGGGAAGTGGTGTTGGAGGAACTGTCAAATGATGATGACCAAGGTGTCCAGGAGGTTGCCTTGCTTCAGACCTTTCTGAGAGGACATCCCAAAACATTAGGG GCTATTGAATTGTTCATTGGAGGAGTCTTGTTCATGTTTGGTGTGGAGATGACGATTCAGCCTCACACACTGTCCGCTCAATCAGGCTTTAATTTCTGGGGAGGCCTAATG TTTGTGAGTGCTGGAGCCCTCTCCATTGCAGCTAACACAAAGCTTACTGAGATTttg GTGAAAGCCTCAATGGGAATGCATATCCTCTGCATGCATAGTGCAGTGATTGGCATTGTTCTCCTGTCTCTGGACCTCTCATACTTTGTGAAACAATGTATTCACTTTGCGCATATGGATTTTCCATCGTTTGCG aCAAGATCTGTGTCAGTCACTGTAATCCTGCTCATTCTGACCCTGGGGGAGCTGCTGATTGCcctttatctctgtgtgtgggcCTTCAAAGCTACCTGCTCCTCACGCCACCTTCCGAAG atTCAGTTTGTTTCAGACCCGTGTGGCCAAACCTCTTCTACTACTGAGAACTCCACCCAAGCCCAAGGCTCGCTGGTAATGGTCAATGACCATCCTCATGAGGAGCTGTAA